TTTCTTTTATGATGGTACAGGTCGCTTTGCTAAGGCCAACCAGATTCCTTGAAGCAGGGTTTgcaataatatttcattttggGGGAAGCTGCAAAATTGGAGGTCAGTAACAATGTGATTAATAGTTTAGTGTTTGCTTTAGAAAAACACTATTATTGGAAGCATGTTGTCTTAGGTTTGCTTCAGGGACAGGTTCGGCATGCGGTATTCAAAATTAAACATTCATATAACTTGCATTGccatattaaaaattttaaattactGTACCATACACATCCATATTACCTTGAAATGAATGTAAATTATGTATCATATTTAACATGCATAAACGTCCACATGCATCATCCATGTCATTCATATTTTACTTAATATGCATGCATATGCATCTCATATGGCATTAACATCACCTCGCATGCATGTGCAACTTGTCACATGCATCCATCCATGTCGCATATATCACGTTTTGTAAATGTAAATTTCACATCACCTTCACGCACATaacttttttgtattatttttccCATTGATATCACTCGGCATGCATTGATGCATCCTATGGCATGATGTATAACATGTTTAACCTGCTACGTACATCTATATTTCCATACCATTATGGTTTCTTTGGGTTATCCTTGCTGTCGGGCTCAGAAGGATGAGGACACTTCCTTTCGTGCATGTGCTTGGGGATTGCTCGGTTTTGTCTggtataagaaaaaatatagaCAACTTTGGAAGTATTGGCAATTCCATGAGAGGTTGAAACCGTCTTCTTTTCTCATGTTTCCGAGGTCTAAGACGGCTTTAGGACCTAAGTGGAAAGCAGGACACTCATGATCAACTATTATAGTCCACTATTTGCTGTTTAGTAGAATAACACCAACAAGAATCGAACCGATGGCTAACCTTTCACCGACCCGACCAGTTATACTACGCCTCTGAAGCAACTTCGAAGCTGTTGATTTCTTACAGCTTCGAAGCCCAAAAGGATTTCTCATGTGTAGGACCTTAAACATCAAGAAATAGTTTTCCCAAGCATTTTTAGTGTCATGGAATTTCGTTCTAGTGCTGCTCACTAACTAAGTACTacatttaaatttatatttgtaGAGACATTCATGGATCACTGTATTCGAAATATTAAATGCGCCCAAGCTCCCATGCACATAAACATATGGGTAGAGCAAATAAGGGCCATAAgcgtgtgtttgatagctttggatcGAAGTTGGCCTAAGATCCATTTATATGTGTGATTCATATTATAAACGAACACCAGATTCTACCATTATCTAAACAAGAGGAATTGAGGTTCTCAATTTGTGGCTAAAACATCATATTTGAGGTCAGAAGGAAGGAAGGCTTAACGTTAAATATGTGGATCTAAAATTCTCATTGATCCCAAAGCAACTTGCTatcaaacaacccctaaataATATTGAATCTTCTTAAAAGCTCACTTTAGGGAAAAACATACATAATCCCTTGGAATCTTTAAGAATGACAAGAACCTCTctattcaaatattttggaaaacctTCAGAGCTCTTTAAAATTtatggaaaataagaaagacCCTCCCCGTAAAATTTGTAAAGAACACCGACTACTTCTTCTAAATGCTTTTTGTATAGTTTGCCAATGCGCAACggatacacacacaaacatataaaaCTAAGTAACAATAGTTATTATTTTAAGCAACTCAAACAATTTTGTTCGAATATTTACACATTTACTGAAAGGTAAATAAACTGTTTATCAAAATTTACTCGCTCCATGgattagtgtgtgtgtgtgtgacgcGCGCGCGTGAGTGGAAATGAAAACTcgacattctctctctctctcgagcGCGGGTGCGGGGCGTCAAGATTCCCCACTGATTGATATTGGGGTGTAAGTTGTTTGTTAGTGTGGCATAACAGTGACCGCATGACATGCATTGATGATGTGGGGAGACCGCGGAACAGCAGAATCTGCCTTCCCcgatgaaaggaagaagatgagagaaCACCAAGCGATCGACCGAGTCGTCCACCACCACCGCCATGGCCGTCTTCTTCACAATGATCACAACCATCATCATCTTCTGTCACCGCCACCGTCACCCGCCATGACCACATCCGCTGCTCAATCCCAAGAGTCAAACCCattgagcgagagagagagagagagccgcaTCAGATGTAGTAAAGCTATGTGTCGTGCTATCTTTTCACCCCACAAATGAGTTAATGCAGAGAATATTTTTGTCGGAGTCATGGGGACCAgcgcagagagggagagagatgtaGAGCATATATTCTGTCATCCACATGTCATGGTCTGAGTTTAAAGCTTAAAAGGACGTCCTATCTCTCTTTGCTCGTATTTCCTTTCGGCTCTAAAGAAGTACGAGAGAGAAGAAGCCAGGCTGCTTAACCTTAGATTGCCACATTTAACTCGATACAGTCTTCATGCTGGTGAACATTTCTAGCTCAGTCCAGTTACCTACTCCATGACCGAAGACGAAGCATCGTTCTTATTAGAGGGTCGGTTGATAGACATCACAGAATCACTGATTCAGTTTTTGACATGATTTTAGTTAGGAATGCATCTTAGGTTGGAAGTTTAACAGACCATTTGATTAAGAAACTGAGTACGCTATGATCCAAGTTTATAGGCGCGAGTTCGATTGCAATTGTTGGTGCATATTGATGATACTTCACGGCGCTTCTTCTCTAGGAAGTGACTGCCCTTCTTAATAGAAAAGTGTCTTTAGGGCATATCCTGGTTGGTCAGGCAAAGTGGTGAAAGGTTGGTCGTTGTGGAGGCTTTTCTCCTGAACTCAAATGGCGGGTGCCCAACTCTTAGTTGATGGGCCCTGTAAGCGTGGAAGCAGTGTTTCAATATAGAACAGTTTTCACTTCATTCTTCACTAAGATTTCAAGGCAGTCTTTCCAGTCTTGCCTCTtaaaacgaagaaaaaaaaaaggacagaaGCTTCCGTCTTTTCATATTATCTCCCCTCTCTTCACAAGGAAGTAAGAAACAGTGAAACCTTCACAAGGATTGGATCGTGTCGTGTGATGCCCGATTCTGTGGCCGATAAGGTAAACAAATTAACtacaaaatttaagtttttttttttctcttttagacCGATTCAAGAACACGTACTCCACCGACAGGCATCCgtttttgctttttaatttttccatgCCGAAACCAAACAATACTTACTTATCGCTGAGATGCATCACTTTCCGTACATGTTGAAAAGCAATTTTTACAAGTCTCCCATTCAAACGCCATTTTGACAATATTTGAAATGGATATATACAGGAAGCATAAAACAAGCATGTCTTTGGTCCAGAGAAAAGCTGCTAAGGTTCTCTGCGAAATTTTACCGTATCCAAGCTTTGTCCTTTTGTATGAGGCAGGATGGTGAAAAGCAGAGGAGAGTGGGGCGGGGAGGcgacgggaagagagagaagagagggagagagtatAACATACATATGCGAGGTGCAAATAGtagaaagaaaggggaaaaggtaCTTTCGCCAAAACCGAGAACATCTCTACCTAAAAAATAACTCTGCATGAACGTAAACtcagaactctctctctctctctctcgtgcctGGATTCCCTCCTGCTACTAACGAAAGGTTGATTTGTCCTCTCCACAGAGCATCCTGCCCACCCAAATGATATTCCAATCTCAGACGGCCAGCCaccttttctctcctctttttcctttttactgcAGTAATTTTCACGGGAACGCTTCGAAGCGCATGTGAATCATCCATATTTTATGTAATATGTCATTTCCTGTCCATTAAAAAGATGTATCTCTACATTAAAGGACAACTGCATGCAACCCGTAATCAGAATCTAATGCCATTGTTGGCTGCTGCTTATCTATCGTTTAAAATATGTGTGTGCGCACGCGCGTGCGTATGTGCATGTGAGTGAAAACCCATTAACTTgggcatttttttccttttgttagtACTATCGGAggtggaagaaaaggaagaattaGGGATACATGCTGTGCTTCTGATAACCAGTTATATGATCTTCATTCATCTGTTAGAATCATATGTGATGATGAAAAATGAACCGATCGATGAGGCGCATGATACTTGGAGACCACATATTCACATCAAGGAATGAGCCAAAGCACTGTATTCAGTATTCGACAACTTGTGGAAATCAGAGACACTTTGCATCCTGATATCAGGAATTCAATCACAGATTTGGCAATTCTTAACTAAAACTTCCTTGTGCCAAAATTGGTTCTGCTATGCTAACAAGAAGGAAGAGTTCAAAAGAACAGAAAGTCATGCTTGAACGGGTCTAGAGAAACACTACAAAATACCAGAATACCCTTACTCTCTAGTGGAAGAGCAGGCACACTAGAATTTCAGGAACTTCCTGAAAGCAACACCATAATTTCTTAAATCACTAGCCCTTCTAATAACATAGTCTTATTAATATGCAAAATGGGTTTAAGCTGAAGGAATTAACTAACCAATGATACTTAAGGACCTGTTTTACAGCAAAACGGtttgtaactgtttcatgaatctattctaAAAGTTAAGGTAGATTGGTTTTTAAGGTATTACATTCGTTGGgttatatttatgaaacaattacaTACTATTTGTTTGCCAAATCGATCTCTTAAAGGTAAAGATATTATTGGTAAATTCATCAACTTGGGCTAGGTTGTAAGGgaattttagttgtttttactTAAATATATTACCATATAGGGAAAAAATGAGGCAGGTATATGGATCTATGAGGACCAACTTGACGCTGCCAATTTTGGCTGATTTTCATGCCTCGTTATTGTCAATATCTGTTAAACTGCAACTAGCCTAATAAATAAGGAATGAGGAAGATGCCGAGTGGAGGGACCAATCAAGTTTCATGGTCCATACGACAACTCCACCTTAGGGCAATTGCACCCCTATACCATACTTACCGGTAAGAAAAGGCCGGTTTCGGCAGAAACAAGCAAAGATTCAAGAAACGTTTAATTGTGTAAATCATTCAGGAAACGTAGCACTAACGAGAAAGATACTTCAACGATAATGATCTAAAACTTCGTCTATATTAAGATCAAGCATGCTTCTCTTCTCCTAATGCTTTGCAAGCATGAAGATGCAAGACAAGAGAGGTGAGGTTTTACTAAGCATTCAATAACTATGGTTTCTACCGTCCATCACTTCACTTATCAGACAAACACGATTTCAAATTTCTATAGTTAGTTAAAGGCTCTCTAGACTTGAATGCGATCTGTAGATTACAAAACAAAGACATTCCAAGAAGATTGATTAATGAAGGGCACTCCAGTCATTGAGCTTCACCTGAATCTCTTCGTCTTCGATGTTATTGCTCTCTCCCAACTTCGAATTAACCGCTAACCTAACCTCcatgtatatttttttccctttcgaCCCTGCCTTGCGAAAGAAGGGGAGAAGATAAACAAACGAAACGGAAAAGGGACACACGTCTTAATCGCCAAGTGGTTCTATTGTTCCATCTTCCATTTTGATATCCTTAGAGCTCAAATCTGTAACTTCAATGGCTatccaaaaaagagaaaagtccAAACATCCAGAAAAATCAAACAGGAAGGAGAAGGGCGTAACAAATTATGACCAAGAAGAGATCGACCAAAAACGAAAATAGAGGAAGAAATCATCTGACCATCAAATCCATTCATCTTGTTCCTCCGATAAAAGTATGATCCCAAAGAGATTTTGAAGATCCCTTACTCCCCACAATGATGAAACGAAACAAGCAGATTCAAAGCAAGGTGCTTTCGGATCCATTGAAGTGCAGCAACAAACTGCTGCATTTGGGGCACTCGTCTGTGATCTTGGGAAGCATGAAGTACATGAGGCAACGCTTGCATCCGGCGACGACCAGCACGTCGTCATGTTGGATGGACCGCTCCTCCAAGTAGTCCTCGGTCGACGAGCAGGAAGACGAGCAGCTCCCATTCTCGCTCTCTCCTCCCTCATATTCTTCATcgccttctttttcctcttctacGTCGTCGCCTtcatctgcttcttcttcttgttctcctGCTTCATAGTCGGTTCCGCGATCGCCTTCTCCTCTTCTTGAGTTCTGCAGCCTCCTAGGATCGCCCTTCGACTTCCTCCCACTCCGCCAATCAATATAATATACCTCCCCCGTCTACCGACCAACAATCACAGAccaaggaagaaaacaacagaaaagctAAAGTACCAAGAAACGGAGAACTTCTTGAACTAAGGAAAAACTCGACGGACGACGAGGCGGAGAGTGGTACCGAAAATGCTCGGATTCTATAGAAAGAAAAAGCGtgcaaagaaggaaaaatcgaATGGCAGCACGAGAATTTAAACTCTCTCACTCACTTTTGGTGGGTAGTGGGGAGAACAGAAGGCGTACCTTGAGGTCGAGAAATTGCTCCCACTGATAGGGGAGGGAGAGATGCGAATTGAGTTCCAACGTAGAAGGGGCGTTATTTTCCGGCGATGAACCGGCGGCGCTGCTGGCGTCGTTGATGGAGAACGCTCGGAAGGAGCGTTCTAATGAATACGTCTCCATCCTTtggagtagagagagagagagagagagaacacgggagagaaaaggaggaaataaCGATAACTTTGATTAATGAAAAGGCAGTTCAAATCAGAGCAGCCGAGTTTCCTTAAAAAGACTTCTTCTTTTCGAGGGGGAAGACGGATGGAGAGACGCCTTTCTTTTGAGGTTGCCGCTGGTGCTCTTCTTTTCAAACATCTGTCTCCTCCCTCCTTTATACGGGATATTTACCGGCTACCCGCCTGCCGCCGGAATACTTTCCGGCCGCTAACTTCTTCCCTGCCTGCCTCGCCTTGTATACCGGTATGAGCTGATCCCCATTAGGAAAGCAATAAAAATAGACGGCCGGCCTTCCTACTTTTGACATTTTAGTAAGAATCAATCATTGTAATAGGTACAGCTAACATCATGCCCCAAAGAGAGTTTTCTAACCTTATTTGTGGGATGTGATTAATAAACTCAGTTTAGGATGTCATTCTAGCTTGAGAATAAACCCttagatttaaaatcagatCCCACTCTCAATCTGCCCTTAGTTACATGTAACGTGGATAAAAGCCTGTGAATTTAAGGTCCAAGTTATCGGGATCCtttatttgttaagaaaataCACCTTTTAATACAGCCTCAAATCTAAGCTAGACTTTTGTTTCACCTCCAATCAGTGCAGTGATTTGAGATTATTAAGATCTCAACTTCACGGATTTAAGGTCCGACCCCCTCTTTCTGTCTTAATGTTAAATCTATGTTACTGAAATCATAAAGATCTTCTAAAGTACACTATTTAATGCAGCCTCATATCTAAGACCCCAGACTATCAATCACaaccttgaaattttttaagatgCACCCACATAAGTTATTGACTCTTGGCTCTTATCTTGGATTCTAAAGTTGGACGGCAGCGTGGGCCTCATGTACCGTGTAATCGGACCTTCTTGACATAGACAAAGATCTTTCTTCCATGGATACCAACAAGGAAAAGCAGAGAAAACAAGGAAGGTAggtcttttgaaaatttgaacgTCCTTTCCTAAATACTGAGTCCCCCGGCGAAGAAAGAGGACGAAATGTGCCTTCACAGTCAATTTAAATTAAAAGCCGGCAAATGCCACAAGTGTTAGGTTTTCAATCCTACCACCAATAGCTTCCATTGATGTCAACACGCATTATATATGAGAAAAACGTACAAACCATGGAAAAATATATGATTAAGCTAGAAAGGCAAGTTTTGGGGTCAAGCAAGTTCATGTTTTCCTTGTTGGTAGTGGCAATATAGAAGGCTGGAAATCGTGAACTTGACCAGGTTGTATATGGTGCCAAACGCACATAAACTATGGTCGTATACAAACCACCATGACTCTGATGTGTTGGCAGACATTAATTGAATGCATAACCTACTCCATGTATACTTCGTGCTTTTATATAAAATAGCTTCCCTGAAAGTCCACTGATATACTAAAGTATTTTCCTTTGATCATCATCCTATGTGTGGATTCATGCAGTAGTTGTCATGTATTTAAATTATGTATAGACGACACCTAATAAACATTGTTTAATTGTCCAAGATGATCCTTAGTGAATGTTCTTAGTTTTAAGAGTAAAGCAATTGCCGAGGATGATGATCTGCCAGTTGGTTTTATTAATTCTCCAATTTAGCGTCTTTTTAAAGACTATTTCTAGGATCATTATGCTGTTGTTTGCATGACAACTTCAAACCAGGTTTTGCACCCAAAACACCATTCTaaaaatgtttggatgacattaaaactgggttttactaaaacctggttttcatgAAGGGCCTGAAAAACCTGCGGCtcttcaagtttttcaagttagaCTAAATTCTGTCtctaaaccaagtttttcaTTTGTCATTCAAACATCCTACGAAATTGGGTTTTTAATCAGGTTCttacaaaacttggttttcaaaaaccaagatttttgagggtgtcatccaaagaCTCCCTGTATATTCAACCGGCAGGTAGCGTGAGTTTGGAATCTGGACTTAAGATAGGCAGTCAAATTGGTAAGGCCGCGTGAAATCTACTTCAATATCTGGTAACTTAGAATGGGGTGAGCTTACTTTGAATTCCAAGTTAGGCTTCACATCCTATAACTATTTTGGTCACTACCCATTAATTGACGTGAAATCTACTTCAATATCTGGTAACTTAGAATGGGGAGATCTCAGTTGAATTCAAAGTTGGCTCTATATCTTATAGCCATTTTGGTTACTCACCCGTCAATTTGCtcgtcaaaatttgatcaatcCATCCTCATTCACATGACGAAAGTGTATATTCATCTTGTACTGCAGATTACGCATCAATGTCGGACGACCAACTTCACGAACTTCATTTCCCTTGTGATGCATCCTTCAGCTGGCAAATGCATTCAACTTCGGTGTCATTCAAATCGTTTATGGTAAAAAATCACGCACGCATTTCAATACCATTTGGAGAACATTGGAGTACATGTGGTTTAATTTCCGCAGGAAATATTGACCTCGCCTTTGAAATTTTGGGAGGGGGTGGAGGGATACTTTGAAGTAGGTCGAAGCCTTAGAGAAAGTTTGGCAATAAAGACATTTTGTAAGTGTCTTATGATTCTACCTCAATAATTATAAAAGGTTTATTAAACACTAtaactattgtttcatgaacctttctcaattttttgaaaagattcatGGAGCATTCACCTGCTGTCAAACTACCCCTTAAAGTTCAGGTTACTTTTCAACTTAGGTTGAAAGCGGTATACCTAGAGTATTACACGTGTTTGTAGTTCAAATGAGTATCAAACTAGGACTAGATTTTTATTAACCTGTCAGTCACACTATACCCTCGGggcaaacttttgaaataaatgaaagaaatcagATAATCGTTAATTTGTTTGGTAAGATTGTCGTATGCTGACACCAATGAATCCACAAGAACATTCCTACCGTTTTCACTATAatcccaaaaataaaaaaacacacaccTAAAACGCACATCATCTGCCTCtaaaaattgtttaaatgattcaaaatgcttttttttttaaagatggaATGCAAAGTCAATGAgcaactctcttttttttctctctcttccttttctttgacTTGATATGAGGTTCGAGGAGACgctaaaagaaaataagaaaagggaagagagagaacgagatttagatttaaattaaaaaaaaaaaaagctggaTGTCATGAGAAAACAGAGGGTGAAAATAATCACGGgcgtttcttcttttttttttttgttttcaacttgAGGCTTTTAGAAAAAGGGAATTTCTGAGTTTCTCTGACAGCACGACTCGCTCATTTCGCTTTCAAAGACTCGGGATTCTCTGCTCCGATACGCTGGCAGTCTGCCTTTTACGGAGCCCAAACATTCCTTTTCGGGATTTACTACGAAGCGAAGGAGAGAGCagaaagacaaaaggaaaagaaaaggaaaaagagaaacaacgtCCTCTGTCATCCCCTTCTCCACTCGTCGCCATCACTGATAAATAGCTTTTGgttctttcacacacacacacacacactctctctctctctctctctctatcgctTTTATATTGCAGATGGTAAAGGTAAACCACCTCTTCATACCAATTGATCATTGACATTAAATAATGAAAGTTATTAGTAAATAgattctctttccttctttctctctctagaagcACAAGGACAACGGCCTCTTGACAATAAATTTAATAACAAAGTTgctgctgctctctctctctatctctttctgactttctctctctttgtgttagagagagaaagagagaggtctAGAGAGATGAGGATGCAGCGTCCTTGGCATTTGAAATgaatgtttcttttcctttgtttttttcttattcttatttGGGGGCAGGCA
This window of the Nymphaea colorata isolate Beijing-Zhang1983 chromosome 2, ASM883128v2, whole genome shotgun sequence genome carries:
- the LOC116248256 gene encoding protein CURLY FLAG LEAF 1, encoding METYSLERSFRAFSINDASSAAGSSPENNAPSTLELNSHLSLPYQWEQFLDLKTGEVYYIDWRSGRKSKGDPRRLQNSRRGEGDRGTDYEAGEQEEEADEGDDVEEEKEGDEEYEGGESENGSCSSSCSSTEDYLEERSIQHDDVLVVAGCKRCLMYFMLPKITDECPKCSSLLLHFNGSESTLL